DNA sequence from the Delphinus delphis chromosome 7, mDelDel1.2, whole genome shotgun sequence genome:
GGCATAGTTCTATTTATCCTTTAAGGTTCAGCTTAAGCATCATCTCTACTGCAAAGGTTTGTTGGACTTTCTAATGGGCAGAATTAAGTAGTCTTTACTACTGAGTATTCTGTCTCTCATAATCAATTAATCTATGTACCTAtcttttttattcaaacaaagaAGCCTCTTGgagtatattttttactttatttatcaTTGAATATATAGCTTCTCCTAAGTAGTAGTTCAGTAAGTGTTCGATGGATGactcaataaaatgtttaatagctAAACTATAAGTTCCACTTAATTTACCTCTGATCTGAGATTAgtattcttttattgttttgtattaCTTATCATTGTTTTGTTGTGCTTTGTTAGCCACAGAATATATTACTGAGCAGCATATACCCTCTTGGGGACATAAAAATTGTAGATTTTGGAATGTCTCGAAAAATAGGGAATGCATGTGAACTTCGGGAAATCATGGGAACACCAGAATACTTGGGTAAgaatttccttttactttctataccattttgaaatgtattaacTAAATGATATCTGTATAGAACTATATTTTAGGGTGTATAATTCCAGGATATATTTGGCTCAAATATTTTAGTGCATTGAAATTTGCTTATGACACATTTAAATGGACTGTAGCGAATTGAGACATTCACAACAATTTACAGGACAGTGGACATATAAGTTAAAAGTTTAATGTTTGTGTGTAAAAGCTTTGTACATAGAGAAAAATAGGTAAAAGGGAAGTTAGGGagcaggaaaaaatggaaaaagaggaaaacagaagcaaatgTTACTGCGTTTGAAGCCTGTTTCATAGGGGTGTCAAAAAGAACCTATAATTAGATAATCTAGGAATAGTGTACTAAATCAACAAATAAGATCATGCAGATGAACGATTTTTTAACTTGTATGAAGAAGTacataaagtattttaatttatagtaacaagttttttacatttttttgttgttgctcatATTGATAGTCCCATGCAGGCACTGAAAAGATACAAGTAAACAGAACAAGTGCTACTCAGCTAGGCAGCTGACTTtcccaaaatgaaaagcaaagcgAATTACTAACTTTTGAATGCTAATAGAGGCTACCATGTCCTAGAATAATGATTGTAATTGTAGATAAAACAGCTCACAGATGTATGTGAAAAGGTGGTAGGTGGTGCAATGGAGGCTGACAACATATGTGACTCAAAGGCTGTAACAAAATTGTTAAGCTTTAAGAAACAATCTCTCTTTGGAAAAATTATGAAACCATACTGTGAAACAAAAAAGTTATTCAATCATGGATCCTAGTTTGGACTCTACTAATTTGAAATTTATGGTAATGTTTAGAAAGTATAGACAATTTATGttgcaccttttaaaaaatgtttttggcgGGGGAGGAGACAGTGGAAAATTAATTGCTTAGGAAACTAGGTTTTCTGTAGTTTAAGGGGATATTTAATCTACTTGAAAATCTAAAGCACTTCCATGAAGCTTAATTTGCTCATAATGTCATTGTAAATGCATATGATTCTATTTACCCTGGGAAGAAAAACTTAAATCAGTCTAATAAAATAACTCAAACTAATTCCTAACAGAGTGATAAAACTTAAACTATAAAAAGATTCTAGCTTCTAACATTTTACTTCTTCATAATTGTTTCTCCTGAGATTAAtctcaatggttaaaaaaatactaCATAGCTACTGGTTACTTCAAGAATATAATTGGTGCTTTTGAACCATCTGGTTCTATAATTTTCTCAACATTAGATATGTTTAAATGTCTAATCACAGGATAATTAATACTATGCTAAATTTCTACTGATCATATTGGtagttctttaaaattaaatccagtttaatataaagtaattttcacatttttaaatttgtcagtattgaattttatttcctctttcagctCCAGAAATCCTGAACTATGATCCTATTACCACAGCAACAGACATGTGGTAAGATTTTGTTAATCACTTGAATGCCTTTATTAAAAGCTGGTTAGTATATATTCTAGGGTTCTTTGGTTCCAGAAGTAAATAATAAAGctttctttaaaagattttattcaagTATCATTATTATGCCACAGGAAAACATTTAcctgttcattctttttaataacacTCTGGCTGTGAGCCAAAGGTGCAGGAATAAATAGGAAAATCCCTTTCCTGGAGGAAGACCGCTTCtggtaaaagaacaaaatagccaCAGTACTGTGTTGCGTGttctataaaaaagataaaatgctaTTTAATAAGCATGGGGGAATTAGCAGACAAGCACCAGTTGGGAGACATCTGGTCTAGGTCTAGGAGAACTAGGGAAGGTATTTGCTCAGCAGAAAAATGAGGTCAGAGCCATGCAAAAGTTTAGTTTTATGAGAGTATATTTCTCAGGTATTGCGAGTTTGTGTGGCTGACACAGAGAGAATGTCATAGAGTAGAACTGGCATTGATACTGGAACTTCATTTGGGACCACAGTGGAAGACTGACTCCGTAAGGCCAAGTAGAAGAGTTTAGACTTATTCCCTGTGTCCTATGTTTGGGACTGTAATGGATTTGCCAAGAAAAAAGGGTCCTGTGGCTAAATAATTGGGTGAAATAGGTACTATATGTAttgtctttttctggttcctgAACACAGGAGTTGTCATTAACATATTTACGGTTCTAAAcgttttgcaattaaaaaaaaatctgcctgcccAATATTGTGCTTTATCAAACCTGCAGATTCTGTTTGCATGGTATCCTGTTTATGTCTCACAGACCATTACTGTGTCATTGGACatcatttgggaaatgctgctCAGGGCAGCTTTGTGTACTTGATAACATAGGTATCTGTGTGAAGGGCAGACTGTAGATATAATGATATGTATTTAATAcatcatatttataattatataacacACATGTGCATTCCCtcatattatttttctgtgaGGCAAACCTTGAGATAACATAATTATCTCAGTTTAGTAGTATACCGTAGGAACtttgaaaagcaatttaaaatctgTAGTTTAACTGTACAAGTTTTGAGGACGGGGATATGTTGAGAATCAATTTGACTTTATATAGGTGTTTTAAGATTAGCACACATTTTAAGTTCCCATCTTCTCCCTTATTTGTTTTTTCAGGAACGTTGGTATAATAACATATATGTTGTTAACTCATACATCCCCATTTGTGGGAGAAGATAATCaagaaacatacctcaatatTTCCCAAGTTAATGTAGATTATTCAGAAGAAACTTTTTCATCAGTTTCACAGCTGGCCACAGACTTCATCCAGAGCCTTTTAGTAAAAAATCCAGAGTAAGTAATAACATTAATTTGTTTAAATActattataaaatgaattatatgTGTGACTATTAAGGAAGATATACTCTAAAACAGTACAAAATTATTAGATGTATGCTCTCAAGTTTCAGGTAAAATGGGGAGAGAGGTGGTATGAGAGATCATTAAATAACAATCCGTAAGTTCAAACATAGACAATACAAAATATGTAACAGGAAGTCTTGAACTGAAGAGAAGATTTGGGTTATTTCTCTCTCAACCTGCTACTAATCCCTGAAATTCCCTAAAATAATTAGAAGTATAAGGTTTACAATACACATGGCTGCTTAAGATAAGACTTTGTTATGAATGATTTATAGTTAAATAACTACAGTTGTATAACAAGTCCAAATTACTGATTGTCAAATTTTTAAGGAGCAGATGCTCTTTGACCACCTACTAAAGAAGGGACATGAAACTATGTCTTAAGACTCTTACCTCATTCATTGGCAACTtcaaagcaggaaaagaaaaagctgacCTCCTTTTTCTTTACCTGGATCAGCcctatttactttatttatttatttgaattttattgtatttatttttttatacagcaggttcttattagttatccattttatacatattagtgtatatatgtcaatcccaatctcctattTACTTTAAAACGGCCTGGCGGTACATAATGCAGAAGCTGTGATATAGTGCCTTGGGCTGGGATCCTGGTTGTGTTGCTTgtcaggtcttttatctcctacAATTACTTAATCTCCTGGagggctcagtttccttatctgtttaagaaaacaaccctcagaggtttgttaattattttattggCTTAACGCAAGTCTGAACAAACTTGCACTGGCTCTATTTTGAACATGAATGGTTATTTATTAGAAATAGCAATAATACTGTTTGTTTCTGGttataaacaatatttattttcctaaatattttttcatctagattctaaaatttctataataagcaccttaatttttattatcaggaaaaaatgaacaataaaatcAAAGACTAAGGAAACCTACGTTCTGATAGTAATGGTGGGTGTGTTAAGGTTGGAGTTGAGTATAAAtaggtgttttccttccttttgaaatattgtgaTATTTGACCATATTGCTTtcacaagcaaaaacaaaatttaaaaactaaaaatgttggATAAACGTCATTGAAGAATAGCCTTGGTTTTCAAGATTTAACAGTTAACTGCTTTTTaagaacacaaaataataatagagattataaattacatatattttccttCAAAGGGTTTGTAAACCCAGGAGTCTTtataattttactaatttttatttgtGAGCCTAAAATACGTTCCCAGTTTTATGACTAGATAGTCTCATCCGTAAGCTCCATGATAAATTGAATTTTCAGCACATGTCAGAATTAAACTCTAGGTACTCCACTTTTCCTATTATTATTCCCTTCTGTACTATAAGTGTgtgttattttcataataaatgaaaaataagtctaTAATATATTGAACTGCAGACATTTCCAACCTGAGTTTTGGTTCTCAATTTTCCCTTGGTGTTTTCATTCAAAGGAAAAGACCAACAGCCGAAATCTGCCTTTCTCATTCTTGGCTCCAGCAGTGGGACTTTGGAAACTTGTTTCACCCTGAAGAAACTTCCAGTTCCTCTCAAAGTCAGGATCATACAGTAAGGTCCTCTGAAGACAAGACTTCTAAACCCTCTTGTAATGGAACCTGCAGTGACCGAGAAGACAAAGAGAATATCCCGGAGGATAGCAGCATGGTGTCCAAAAGGTTCCGCTTTGATGACTCATTGCCCAATCCCCATGAACTTGTTTCAGATTTGCTCTGTTAGCACTTTTCTCTTTGACTCATTTGAACTGAATGTCGGATTTGAAATCCACTTCAGTGTGAGATTGTGGTTTATAGCTTCATATATGGCATGTTTATAGCTTCATATATGGCATGTTTATATTGTAAATGCACTTTAGCATAGAAGAATTTAGGGAAGTGTTTTAATGCTAAATTACTAGTTACTAGCATAATTTCATTTCCTGTACTGAGATATCAGctctcaaagaaaatatttaaatatgtgacaaaaaataaaattgtacatgTGAGTTTACATGTTAATGAAAGAATTCAAGTTCAAAtggatttattaaaatgttttacatatCAGGAAAAGTAACTTGGGTTATATTATGGTTGATgtaaacagaacaaaatgaagacatttgaATTTAATAGATTCTCCAAGGTAAGTTCTATACTATGCCTCTATTGACAAAATTTTGTTTAGGATAACAATGTCAAGTGTAAAtaagaatatacattattttatagatgctcaagagatattttacatttgaaaatgtttttcaatcATGGATATTTTGAAACTGCATAAGATTTCCATTACATATGGTCTGCTATATGAGACAGGTCCTTTAACCAGAGCAGAGAGGGGGTTAGAAACTAGATTAGGGATATTCTATACAAGTtgaagcagaggaaagagcagcATGGCATCATTTTTAACTCaaatgtcttttgcccattctcAACATACGTCAGATTTAACAAGGTGTAAAAGATGGAGAATACAGGGTACAGAGGTGTAGAGGATTTTCATCCTCCAGAATCTCTAGAGTAGAAGATGCTTAGGTAAAACTGAGTATGCTCTGTTTTCAGTCAaccaaacatatttattaattgaATGTAGAAGAAAGTGCTGACAGACTTATGCAACTTACAGAATTTTAGGTATCTTCTAAGTCTTAGAATAGAAGCCAATTATTCAGAGTTCTAAAAGTATGCATAAAAAATATCATGGCACCAGTAGTACTATTAACACAGTGCCAGAGTCAGCAGTAGCAAGCTGGATATGCTCATAAAGCAGTATGACATCAAGCTCTTCTAAAGTTCTTGTGTAAAATTCCTAGTGAGTGAGGAGGCTTAGCAGGAGATCTGCAGAGTGGCATTTAATGGTCTTTTGCTGGGGCCAGTGCAAGTCACAGTCTAGGGACAGCAGAATGTTTGATGGGTGGCCGGTGACTATGTTTGGTCCTAATTGGCCGGAGGCAGGGAAGATTTACTCCTTTTTGAGTAATCTTTGATGACTTTCCACCTGGAGACTATTAAAAACTCTGTTATGTTACCATGTTAAGATAACTGTAAATTCATGACCATGTTACTGTATCAAAAGAAATTAGGTTTTGTCAAAAGAAATCCTTTGGTTTTTTCCGTTTGAATTATATATTACTGTAAAAGCTTTGACTTCTTGAAACTTGGTAAGACTCCAAATAACTTAAAACTGTTTTCAATAATGGTCAGATCACTTTACTTGGGTAAATGAATTCTTTTTACATCCTCAgcatttcttaaaggaaaagttatttctgttcgtgtgtgtgtgtgtgtgtgtgtgtgtgcacgtgcacatatgtatatgtatttgtataggtgtatgtatatatgtatagatagatgAAATATGGTCCTTAGACAACTTTCTCTTAGAGATTCTTCCTTCTGGTATATTGTACTCAACTCAGGTGCCAAAGGATCTCATCTTAAGAcatgtaaatatacatttaactTCTTTAAGAAGTAGTTTATCGGTTCAATAAACTAATCATTGCGGAAGCTAAATTGGGCTTTCGTGTATCTAAAACTGATGAGTTTTTTCTAAATTGTTGTTGCCCATTTATTTGCCTTCAGTATTAAGCTAATGCAGGTAAAGCTTAGTAAGAAAGTCATTGGAGAAAGAAATTATTATTCTGACAAAAGaccatattatatttttaactttccagAGGAATTATGCCATactaaaaagcaaaaatcaagaaatgttcgaattttgaattataaactgtttcttaaaaaaatattttatacgagttttcttttattctgagaaATCTTTAAATAGTTTATCTCCTTCCCCTTAGTTAATAGAATACACAGAGTTGTAAATTTCCATACCTTTTTTTCCTAccaatttttattgtaaaaaagcAACTAGTAGGTTATGCAAACAGTATGAAAATTCAGTTTTTTCATAAAGGTGAATTTAACTATTTTCTCTgattgaaatatgaaaataaaccaATTTTTAGAGAGAACTTAttaacaaataactcaattcttatttttttcctcccaagatTGAAAACAAGAAGTGAATAGATGTCAGTAACACATCTGAAGATTAATGTTAAATTGTGGTGAGTTTATaaagtttaatttgcttttcgGATAGGAGCCCTGTATAGATGGGATTAAAAAGATGAGGTATAGGTGACAATCATAAgtctcattttaacttttttcccccacagTAAATTTAACCTAACTCTAAGCAGTAAAATTATAATGACACTTTAAAGAAGTAAGCAGTACCTGTTCTCCAGTCAGTAATGAGATGAGGCACCTGTACCAGAATATAAATCAACACATTGCTTCCTTTATCAAGAAAGTCTTGTTATAAAAAAATGTCGGCCAATTAGTAACAAAATAGATTTTCATTCTGGCAcaagttctttctttcattttggatgagtcATGAATCGTTCATAGACCATATTTTGAATAGGCTTGCTTTAAGCAACATTTATAACTGTTGGTATTTTATAACTGTTTACATTTCCtctgtttatttttgaattttccgTTGATATCTGACTTGGAAACTTGTCCTTATTCATTGTTGTGTAAACAAGTGTACTTGAATTTCATATtgtattaaaattaagttatCTGACTTCCAATTTGGGGAATTATTATCagtttatagttttataaaagtTTAAAGAACTTTAAACTCAAGTATAAGTTTCACACAAATTACAACTGCTGTCCATCTTAACTTTTATTCAATAATCATGTTGCTTAAGGCATATTGACCTACATTGTTATGAATACTctagtaaaaaaacaaattacatcTACTTAATTATCCTTTTGGTTAAGGATTAAAAAGCACTTTTTTAAATTTGTggttgtctttgttttaaagtatttctaaatTTGTTACCTCCTTGCCTGGAGGCTCTCTAGCCTTTGACACACGTCATCTTTGAACTCCCTTTCCAATACAGGTATGTTTATTAGATCCTTTCtgctggaaaaaacacaaatttggAAACAGGAAGGTCTGTTCACTTCGTGTAAGTAATAACAGATACTTTTAGAAAATGTCAATGCATGGCAGTGCACTGTGTGTtgcataaagatgaataaaatcacCATGTAGAAAGCATGAAGTGTGATGAGAGAGAAATGGTGTGCAGACTTGACAATTGAATTTGTAGGAAGGAGACATTCATAAAAAGTTGGAACTTTTTCTCAATTGTGCGTGCTTTTCTTTCAGGTTCCATATCTTATTTTTCTGGCACATAGGTactccccaatttttttttctttttttttttgaattttattttatttatctttttatacagcagggtcTTTATtaatcatcagttttatacacatcagtgtatacatgtcaatcccaatcttccaattcatcacaccaccatccccacccctgccgcGGCTTTCCCCCTGCCTTGgtttccatacatttgttctctacatctgtgtctcaatttctgccctgcaaactggttcatctgtaccgtttttctaggttccacatatatgtgttaatatacaatatttgtttctctctttctgacttacttcattctgtaggacagtctctagatccatccacgtctctacaaatgactcaatttcgttcctttttatgactgagtaatattccattgtatatatgtacaacatcttctttatccatttgtctgttgatgggcatttaggttgcttccatgacctggctattgtaaatagtgctgcagtgaacactggggtgcatgtgtctttttgaattatggtttcttctgggtatatgcccagtagtgggattgctggatcatacggtaattctatttttagttttataaggaacctccatattgttctcggTAGtgactctatcaatttacattcccaccaacagtgcaagagggttcccttttctccacaccctcttcagcatttgttgtttgtagatattctaatgatgcccattctaactggtgtgaggtgatacctcattgtagttttgatttgcatttctctaataattagtgattctgagcagcttttcttgtgcttcttggccatctgtatgtcttctttggagaaatgtctatttaggtcttctgcccatttttggactgggttgtttgtttttttaatattgagctgcatgagctgttcatatattttggagattaatcctttgttgattcatttgcaaatattttctcccattctgagggttgtcttttcatcttgtttatggtttcctttgctgtgcaaaagctttcaagtttcactagtttcacttgtttatttttgtttttatttccattactctaggaggtggatcaaaaagatcttgctatgatttatgtcgaagagtgttcttcctatgttttcctctaagagttttatagtgtctggtcttacatttaggtctcgaatccattttgagtttattcttgtgtatggtgttagggagtgttctaatttcattcttttacatgcagctgtccagttttcccagcaccacttattgaagagactctcttttctccatggtatatccttgcctcctttgtcatagattagttgaccataggtgcataggtttatctctgggctttctatattgttccattgatctatatttctgtttttgtgccagtaccatactgccttgattactgtagctttgtagtatagtctaaagtcagggagtctgattcctccagctccatttttttccctcaagactgctttggctattcggggtcttttctgtctccatacaaattttaagatttttttgttctagttctgtaaaaaatgccattggtagtttgatagggattgcattgaatctgtagattgctttgggtagtatagtcattttcacaatattgattcttccaatccaagaacatggtatatctctccatctgttggtatcatctttcatttctttcatcagtgtcttccagttttctgcttacaggtcttttgtctccctaggtaggtttattcctaggtattttattcttttgttgcaatagtaaatgagaatgtttctttaatttctctttctgatttttgatcattagtgtataggaatgcaagagatttctgtgcattaattttgtatcctgcaactttaccaaattcattgattagctctagtagttttctggtggcatcctaaggattctctatatatagtatcatgtcatctgcaaacagtgacagttttacttcttttctaatttgtattccttttatttctttctcttctctgattgccgtggctaggacttccaaaactatgttgaacaatagtggtgagagtggacatccttgtcttgttcctgatcttagaggaaatgctttcagtttttcaccattgagaatgatgtttgctgtgggtttgttgtatatggcctttattatgttgaggtaggttccctctatgcccactttctggagagtttttatcataaatgggtgctgaattttgtcaaaagctttttctgcatctattgagatgatcatatggtttttcttcttcagtttgttaatatggtgtatcacattgattgatttgcatatattgaagaatccttgcatccctgggttaaatcccacttgatcatggtgtatgatccttttaatgtgttgttggattctgtttgctagtattttgttgacgatttttgcatctatattcatcactgatattggtctgtaattttctttttttgtagtatctttgtctggttttggtatcaggatgatggtggccccatagaatgagtttgggtgttccttcctccacaattttttggaatagtttgagaaggggtgttagctcttctctaaatgtttgatagaattcacctgtgaagccatctggtcctggacttttgtttgttggaagatttttaatcaccatgtcagtttccttacttgtgattggtctgatcatattctctgtttcttcctggtttagtcttggaaggttatgtacctttctaagaatttgtccatttcttccaggttgtccattttattggtatagagttgcttgtagtagtctcttaggatgctttgtagttctggggtgtctgttgtaacttctcctttttcatttctaattctattgatttgagtcctctccctctttttcttgatgagtctggctaatggtttatcaattttgtttatcttctcaaagaaccagcatttagttttactgatctttgcaattgttttctttgtttctatttcatttattcctgctctggtctttatgatttctttcctctactaactttgggttttgtttgttcttctttctctagttcctttaggtgtaaggttagattgtttatttgagatttttcttgtttcttgaggtaggcttgtatagctataaacttccctcttagaactgcttttgctgcatcccataggttttgaattgtcgtgttttcattgtcatttgtctccaggtattttttgatttcctctttgatttcttcagtgatctcttggttatttagtattggattatttagcctccatgtgtttgtgttttttacgtttttttccctgtaattcatttctaatctcacagcgttgtggtcagaaaagatgcttgatatgatttcgattttcttaaatttaccaaggcttgatttgtgacccaagatgtgatgtatcctggagaacgttccgtgcacacttgagaagaaagtgtagtctgctgtttttggaggaatgtcctataaatatcaattaaatctatctggtctattgtgtcatttaaagcttctgtttccttatttattttccttttggatgatctgtccattggtataagtgaggtgttaaagtcccccactattattgtgttactgtcgatttcctcttatagctgttagcagttgccttatgtattgaggtgctcctgtgttgggtgcatatatatttataattgttttatcttcttcctggattgatcccttgatcattatgtagtgtccttacttgtctcttgtaacattctttattttaaagtctattttatctgatatgagaattgctactccagctttcttttgatttccatttgcatggaatatctttttccctcccctcactttcagtctgtatgtgtccctaggtctgaagtgggtctcttgtagacagcatatagatgggtcttgtttttgtatccatacagcaagcctgtgtcttggttggagcatttaatccattcatgtttaagctaattatcgatatgtatgttcctatgaccattttcttaattgttttgggtttgtttttgtagttccttttcttctcttgtgtttcccacttagagaagttcctttagcatttgttgtgtggctggtttggtggtgctgaattctcttagcttttgcttgtctgtaaagcttttgatttctccattgagaatgaGAATggagaatctgaatgagatccttgccagatagagtaatcttggttgtagtttcttcccttttatcactttaagtatatcatgccactcccttctggcttgtaatgtttctgctgagaaatcagctgttaaccttatgggagttcccttgtgtgttatttgtcatttttcccttgctgctttcaataatttttctttgtctctaatttttgcaagtttgattactatgtgtctcggcatgtttctctttgggtttatcctgtatgggactctctgcgcttcctggacttgggtggctatttcctttcccatgttagggaagttttcgactataatctcttcaaatattttctcggttcctttctgtctctcttcttctgggacccctataatgagaatgttgttgcatttaatgttgtcccagaggtctcttaggctgtcttcatttcttttcattcttttttctttattctgttccacagcagtgaattctaccattctgtcttccaggtcacttatccattcttctgcctcagttattctgctattgattccttctagtgtagttttcatttcagtttttgtattgttcatctctgtttgtttgttctttaattcttctgagtGTTTGTCCTTTCATTCTTCTATgtcttcgttaaacatttcttgcatcttttccatctttgcctccat
Encoded proteins:
- the STK17B gene encoding serine/threonine-protein kinase 17B, whose protein sequence is MSRRRFECRSISGLLTTTPQTPIKMENFSNFYTLTSKELGRGKFAVVRQCISKSTGQEYAAKFLKKRRRGQDCRAEILHEIAVLELAKSCPHVINLHEVYENTNEIILILEHAAGGEIFNLCLPELAEMVSENDIIRLIKQILEGVYYLHQNNIVHLDLKPQNILLSSIYPLGDIKIVDFGMSRKIGNACELREIMGTPEYLAPEILNYDPITTATDMWNVGIITYMLLTHTSPFVGEDNQETYLNISQVNVDYSEETFSSVSQLATDFIQSLLVKNPEKRPTAEICLSHSWLQQWDFGNLFHPEETSSSSQSQDHTVRSSEDKTSKPSCNGTCSDREDKENIPEDSSMVSKRFRFDDSLPNPHELVSDLLC